Proteins encoded by one window of Bacillus sp. DTU_2020_1000418_1_SI_GHA_SEK_038:
- the pckA gene encoding phosphoenolpyruvate carboxykinase (ATP) produces the protein MNSVSIPNKLTELLKGNNIQVQLSVPQLVEKVLNRKEGSLTSTGAVCATTGKYTGRSPKDKYIVEEASSKDKVDWGNVNQPISEEAFSSLYDKVITYLKEKDEVFVFKGFAGADKKHRLPIQVINEYAWHNLFAHQLFIRPTDEDLLDHQAEFTVISAPNFKADPAVDGTNSETFIIVSFERRTVLIGGTEYAGEIKKSIFSVMNYLLPENGILPMHCSANVGLEGDVALFFGLSGTGKTTLSADPNRRLIGDDEHGWSPNGVFNIEGGCYAKTIGLTREKEPQIFDAIRFGSVLENVVINSESRVADYDDNTLTENTRAAYPLQAIDNIVDPSIAGHPNTIVFLTADAFGVLPPIAKLSKEQAMYHFLSGYTSKLAGTERGITSPQATFSTCFGSPFLPLPATEYAEMLGKKIDEHNAKVFLVNTGWTGGEYGVGNRMKLAYTRAMVQSALEGELNNVETIKDEIFGLEIPLHVPGVPDEVLQPSKTWADQAAYDEKAKELASKFRENFKKFSNVSAEIEEQGGPIA, from the coding sequence ATGAACTCTGTTAGCATTCCGAATAAATTAACTGAATTATTAAAGGGAAATAATATTCAAGTACAATTATCTGTTCCGCAGCTTGTGGAAAAGGTATTAAATCGTAAAGAAGGTTCACTCACTTCGACTGGTGCAGTTTGTGCAACTACCGGAAAATATACAGGACGTTCCCCTAAAGATAAATATATTGTTGAAGAAGCTTCTTCGAAAGATAAAGTGGATTGGGGAAATGTCAATCAGCCAATTTCAGAAGAGGCATTTTCTAGCCTATATGATAAGGTAATAACCTATTTAAAAGAGAAAGATGAAGTTTTTGTATTTAAAGGATTCGCCGGTGCTGACAAAAAACATCGCCTTCCCATTCAAGTTATTAATGAATATGCTTGGCATAATTTATTTGCTCATCAGCTTTTCATTCGCCCAACAGATGAGGATTTATTAGATCATCAGGCAGAATTCACAGTTATTTCCGCTCCAAATTTTAAGGCGGACCCAGCTGTAGATGGCACAAATTCTGAAACATTCATTATTGTTTCCTTCGAACGCCGTACCGTATTAATTGGCGGAACAGAATATGCTGGCGAAATTAAAAAGTCTATATTCTCTGTTATGAACTATTTATTGCCAGAAAACGGAATATTACCAATGCACTGCTCTGCAAACGTTGGTCTAGAAGGAGATGTAGCACTATTCTTCGGACTTTCAGGAACTGGTAAAACAACATTATCTGCTGACCCTAATCGCCGTCTTATCGGTGATGACGAGCACGGGTGGTCTCCTAATGGCGTATTCAATATTGAAGGTGGATGCTATGCAAAAACCATTGGGTTAACTCGCGAGAAAGAACCGCAAATTTTTGATGCAATCCGTTTCGGTTCTGTGCTTGAAAATGTTGTAATTAACAGCGAATCTCGTGTTGCTGATTATGATGACAACACCCTAACTGAAAATACTCGTGCTGCATACCCGCTGCAAGCAATCGATAATATCGTTGACCCGAGCATTGCTGGTCATCCGAATACAATTGTATTTTTAACAGCTGATGCATTTGGCGTATTGCCTCCAATCGCTAAATTATCAAAAGAGCAAGCGATGTACCACTTCCTAAGCGGATATACGTCAAAGCTTGCTGGTACAGAGCGCGGAATTACTTCACCACAAGCAACATTCTCAACATGCTTTGGTTCACCATTCCTTCCGCTTCCTGCAACAGAGTATGCTGAAATGCTTGGCAAGAAAATTGATGAGCATAATGCAAAAGTATTCCTTGTAAATACCGGCTGGACTGGCGGCGAATATGGCGTTGGTAACCGTATGAAGCTTGCTTACACTCGTGCTATGGTACAATCCGCTCTAGAAGGCGAATTAAATAATGTAGAGACGATTAAAGACGAAATCTTCGGTCTTGAAATTCCTTTACATGTTCCAGGTGTTCCTGATGAAGTTCTTCAGCCAAGCAAAACATGGGCTGACCAAGCAGCTTACGATGAAAAAGCAAAGGAATTAGCTTCTAAATTCCGTGAAAACTTCAAAAAATTCTCAAACGTTTCTGCTGAAATCGAAGAACAGGGCGGACCAATTGCTTAA
- a CDS encoding alpha/beta hydrolase family protein, with protein MISKQKFPSPHPKIELSIITYLSGKLKVKGLLAEPKDEGIYDGFLYLRGGIKSVGQVRPGRIVQFASEGFIVFAPFYRGNHGGEGNEDFAGEDREDAFSAFKLLQSHPRIKDIHIFGFSRGGVMALLTAIQFPETKSLVTWGGVSDMFLTYVEREDLRRMMKRVIGGTPTKFPERYESRTPLFQLEKLETPTLIIHGEQDHNVSVEHAYRLEKRLRSLGKEVESWYFREFTHFFPPAVNRRVVRDLTNWMKSQQERS; from the coding sequence ATGATAAGTAAACAGAAATTTCCTTCCCCACATCCGAAAATTGAATTATCCATTATCACTTATTTATCAGGAAAACTGAAAGTTAAAGGCCTGCTTGCAGAACCGAAGGATGAAGGTATTTATGATGGGTTTCTATATTTGCGTGGGGGCATAAAAAGTGTTGGACAGGTACGTCCTGGTCGAATTGTTCAGTTTGCCTCGGAAGGGTTTATTGTCTTTGCTCCATTTTATCGAGGGAACCATGGAGGGGAGGGTAATGAAGATTTTGCTGGTGAAGATCGAGAGGACGCCTTTTCAGCTTTCAAACTATTGCAATCCCATCCGCGTATTAAGGACATACATATTTTTGGCTTTTCAAGAGGAGGCGTTATGGCTTTATTAACGGCCATTCAATTTCCAGAGACAAAATCGCTTGTTACCTGGGGTGGAGTTAGTGATATGTTCCTAACCTATGTGGAGAGAGAGGACTTGCGGAGAATGATGAAAAGGGTTATTGGTGGAACCCCAACGAAATTTCCGGAAAGATATGAATCCCGGACACCGCTTTTTCAATTGGAAAAGCTTGAGACCCCGACATTAATCATTCACGGTGAACAGGATCATAATGTCTCCGTTGAACATGCTTACAGGCTTGAGAAAAGATTAAGATCATTAGGAAAGGAAGTAGAAAGCTGGTATTTTCGAGAGTTTACACATTTTTTTCCACCAGCTGTAAATCGGAGAGTTGTAAGGGATTTAACAAATTGGATGAAAAGCCAGCAAGAAAGGTCTTAA
- a CDS encoding ABC transporter substrate-binding protein, producing the protein MKKWLKISFSLLIISILIIPLAACGKDEVQNVRIGEVTRSIFYAPQYVAIEKGFFEEEGLNVTLTTTAGGDKTMTALLSDSIDVALVGSETSIYVSAQGSNDPVINFAQLTQTDGTFLVSRNKIENFSWDMLKGTTFLGQRKGGMPQMAGEFVLKKHGIDPHQDLDLIQNVDFANIAPTFASGTGEFVQLFEPTASVFEKEGKGYIVASFGTESGHIPYTTFMTKQSYINDNKETVEKFTRAVYKAQQWVDTHSAKETAEVIKGFFDNTEIDIIEMVVERYKSQGSYATDPILDNKEWDNLQNIMEEAGELPKRVDYNNLVNTEIAEGVMKK; encoded by the coding sequence ATGAAAAAGTGGCTAAAAATTAGTTTTTCACTTCTGATCATTTCCATTCTAATTATACCATTGGCAGCATGCGGAAAGGATGAAGTTCAAAATGTTCGGATCGGTGAAGTAACTCGTTCCATTTTCTATGCACCACAATATGTAGCAATTGAAAAAGGTTTTTTTGAGGAAGAAGGGCTAAATGTTACGCTTACAACGACAGCTGGCGGGGATAAAACGATGACCGCTCTTCTATCAGACAGCATTGATGTGGCTCTTGTCGGATCAGAGACATCGATTTACGTTTCTGCTCAAGGCTCCAATGATCCAGTCATAAACTTCGCACAGCTCACGCAGACAGATGGAACATTTCTAGTATCGCGAAACAAGATTGAGAACTTTTCATGGGATATGTTAAAGGGAACGACCTTCCTAGGTCAGCGTAAAGGCGGTATGCCGCAAATGGCTGGGGAATTTGTTTTGAAAAAGCATGGTATTGATCCTCATCAAGATTTAGATTTGATTCAAAATGTGGATTTCGCTAATATTGCTCCTACTTTTGCTTCCGGTACAGGTGAATTTGTCCAGCTTTTCGAACCAACAGCAAGCGTGTTTGAAAAAGAAGGAAAAGGTTATATTGTCGCCTCTTTCGGAACAGAGTCTGGGCACATTCCATATACTACTTTCATGACAAAACAGAGCTACATTAACGATAATAAAGAAACTGTTGAGAAATTTACTAGAGCGGTTTATAAGGCCCAGCAATGGGTGGATACGCACAGCGCCAAGGAAACGGCTGAGGTTATTAAAGGCTTCTTCGATAACACAGAGATCGATATTATTGAAATGGTTGTCGAGCGCTATAAGAGCCAGGGCTCCTATGCAACCGACCCAATCTTAGATAATAAAGAATGGGATAACTTGCAAAACATTATGGAAGAGGCTGGCGAGCTGCCTAAACGAGTAGATTACAATAATCTTGTAAACACGGAAATTGCAGAAGGTGTCATGAAAAAATAG
- a CDS encoding ABC transporter ATP-binding protein, with protein sequence MDFLNVHGIQHTYFTKNSATTALSDVSLTVGEGEFVSFLGPSGCGKTTLLSIIAGLLKPTEGSVILEGKKVETTGQSIGYMLQQDYLFPWKSIEENILLGLKISNQLDATKKAYALSLLEQMGLRGVENQYPKQLSGGMRQRVALVRTLATEPKLLMLDEPFSALDYQTKLKLEDLVSNTLKFFGKTAILVTHDIGEAISMSDRIFLFSSRPGKLHKVFTMPKGLRDETPFNARNHETYSSIFQTVWKELESLEPADKR encoded by the coding sequence ATGGATTTCTTAAACGTTCATGGTATACAACATACGTATTTCACGAAAAACTCCGCCACAACAGCCCTCTCCGATGTTTCGCTTACTGTCGGGGAGGGAGAATTTGTTTCCTTTCTAGGTCCAAGCGGATGCGGAAAAACAACCTTGCTTTCGATTATTGCAGGCCTGCTAAAGCCAACAGAAGGTTCTGTCATTCTTGAAGGCAAAAAGGTTGAAACGACAGGCCAGAGCATTGGCTATATGCTTCAACAGGATTATCTTTTTCCATGGAAGTCGATTGAAGAAAATATTTTGCTTGGTTTAAAGATCAGTAATCAGCTTGATGCCACCAAAAAAGCGTATGCTTTATCCTTACTTGAACAGATGGGGCTTAGAGGTGTAGAAAATCAATATCCAAAGCAGCTGTCAGGAGGAATGAGACAAAGGGTTGCACTTGTCAGAACTTTAGCAACTGAACCTAAGCTTCTCATGCTTGACGAACCCTTTTCCGCTTTAGATTATCAAACAAAATTAAAGCTTGAGGACCTTGTCTCGAATACGCTTAAATTTTTCGGAAAAACAGCCATTCTGGTCACACATGACATAGGGGAAGCCATCTCTATGAGTGATCGAATTTTCCTTTTTTCCTCAAGACCGGGAAAGCTTCACAAAGTCTTTACAATGCCTAAAGGACTTCGAGATGAGACCCCATTCAACGCACGCAACCATGAAACTTATTCAAGTATTTTTCAAACTGTTTGGAAGGAGCTGGAGTCCCTTGAGCCTGCAGACAAACGTTGA
- a CDS encoding ABC transporter permease, with protein MSLQTNVDLLHEKYLKSLKREKKWVRFYQLIIFIVFFSGWELASQKQWVDPLIFSSPSKVWGLLLAKIQDGTLFIDLSYTLSETIFGFILGTLIGTLLAALLWWSPMLSKILDPYLVILNSMPKVALGPILIVALGPGFTSIVAMGAIISIIITTIVVYTAFKEVDPNYIKVLQTFGATRLQVFKESILPASFPVIISTLKVNVGLSWVGVIVGEFLVSSKGLGYMIIYGFQVFNFTLVMLSLLVIAIFATVMYQLVELLERKLIKNGS; from the coding sequence TTGAGCCTGCAGACAAACGTTGATCTCCTTCACGAAAAGTATCTGAAATCATTGAAACGCGAAAAGAAATGGGTCCGTTTTTACCAGCTCATTATTTTTATTGTCTTTTTCTCTGGATGGGAGCTTGCCAGTCAAAAACAGTGGGTGGACCCATTAATATTTAGTTCCCCCTCAAAAGTATGGGGCTTGCTCCTGGCCAAAATTCAGGACGGAACATTATTCATCGATTTAAGCTATACATTATCCGAAACAATATTTGGTTTCATCCTTGGTACCTTAATTGGAACACTTCTTGCTGCTTTGCTGTGGTGGTCTCCTATGCTTTCCAAAATACTTGACCCGTATTTAGTCATTCTCAATTCCATGCCAAAAGTGGCCCTTGGTCCAATACTAATCGTTGCTTTGGGTCCTGGCTTCACGTCAATTGTCGCTATGGGTGCGATCATTTCCATCATCATCACAACCATTGTTGTATATACTGCGTTTAAAGAAGTAGACCCTAACTATATAAAGGTTTTGCAAACGTTTGGTGCCACAAGGCTCCAGGTTTTTAAAGAATCGATTTTGCCCGCATCCTTCCCTGTCATTATTTCAACCTTGAAAGTCAACGTTGGCTTATCCTGGGTTGGTGTCATTGTCGGAGAATTCCTCGTCTCCTCTAAAGGTCTTGGCTATATGATTATCTATGGATTCCAAGTATTCAACTTCACTCTTGTAATGCTTTCTCTCCTTGTCATCGCTATCTTTGCAACCGTCATGTACCAGCTCGTTGAACTGCTGGAGAGAAAGTTAATAAAAAATGGCTCATAA
- the ytkD gene encoding RNA deprotection pyrophosphohydrolase, with product MEIFTDANGGTVKLSFGRHTFNKQPAHVLVICKMGDNWLLTNHSKRGLEFPGGKVEQGESLEEAARREVLEETGATINKLQFIGEYEVTDKDSSFVKAIFYAAIDKLESKEHYFETDGPVLIEGDLVTLRWNPQFSFIMKDRVIEKSILKIAELL from the coding sequence ATGGAAATTTTTACAGATGCGAATGGCGGAACAGTGAAGCTTTCCTTTGGTCGTCATACATTTAATAAGCAGCCAGCACATGTTCTAGTCATTTGTAAAATGGGTGATAACTGGCTTCTAACTAATCACTCCAAAAGAGGCTTAGAGTTTCCAGGGGGGAAAGTGGAACAGGGAGAATCTCTCGAGGAGGCTGCCAGAAGAGAAGTACTTGAAGAAACGGGAGCAACGATTAATAAACTGCAATTTATCGGAGAATATGAAGTTACAGACAAGGATAGTTCATTCGTAAAAGCTATTTTTTATGCAGCCATAGATAAATTGGAAAGCAAAGAACATTATTTTGAAACTGATGGTCCTGTATTGATTGAGGGGGATCTTGTAACATTAAGATGGAATCCTCAGTTTAGCTTCATCATGAAGGACCGTGTCATTGAGAAAAGTATATTGAAGATAGCGGAATTACTATAA
- a CDS encoding DUF6612 family protein, translating to MSILKKSLSIFTGFLLIFMLAACNQTAEPVNEPAKNNETPAAAEKPSQLTLEEVLEKSTEASNNLESFSVKMNLDQDMTSDQEEMNMQTQSVIEMDVVQDPMAFYQKMTMSLGDTGEEFETESYFTEDGMFFFEPSGKQWMKFPQEMTDVFLQMSGKQSNPGEELKKLQQFVEDFTFEQDSKNYILNLKASGDKFNDFIKETAAEALPPEMAQEDLMNSMNINAVEYKFLIDKESFLPVALDMNMEMELTVEDQTIIMNQKMNGQYSNHNNVDAITVPQEVIDSAVELAM from the coding sequence GTGTCTATTTTGAAAAAATCATTGTCCATTTTTACGGGCTTTCTCCTGATTTTCATGCTTGCTGCATGTAATCAGACTGCTGAGCCTGTTAATGAACCTGCAAAAAACAACGAAACCCCTGCAGCTGCTGAAAAGCCATCCCAATTAACATTAGAAGAAGTTCTCGAAAAATCAACAGAAGCCTCTAATAATCTGGAAAGCTTCTCTGTAAAAATGAATCTCGATCAAGATATGACTTCTGACCAAGAGGAGATGAATATGCAAACTCAATCAGTGATTGAAATGGATGTTGTACAAGATCCAATGGCCTTCTATCAAAAAATGACAATGTCTTTAGGGGATACAGGAGAAGAATTTGAAACAGAAAGCTATTTTACTGAGGATGGCATGTTCTTTTTTGAACCGTCTGGGAAGCAATGGATGAAGTTTCCACAAGAGATGACAGATGTATTCCTGCAAATGTCAGGAAAGCAATCGAATCCTGGAGAAGAGCTTAAGAAATTACAGCAATTTGTAGAGGATTTTACTTTTGAGCAAGATTCAAAAAATTATATCTTAAATTTAAAAGCTTCCGGTGATAAATTTAATGATTTTATTAAAGAAACAGCTGCAGAAGCACTTCCTCCTGAAATGGCACAAGAGGATCTTATGAACAGCATGAATATTAACGCCGTAGAATATAAATTTCTTATCGATAAAGAATCATTTTTACCAGTTGCTCTCGATATGAATATGGAAATGGAATTGACAGTTGAAGACCAAACCATTATCATGAATCAAAAAATGAACGGCCAATATTCAAACCACAATAACGTAGATGCCATTACTGTACCTCAGGAAGTGATTGATTCAGCCGTTGAACTGGCGATGTAA
- a CDS encoding hydrolase, translated as MKKTYYIKVSTGEITQSATDSAWDFKIEATDEEIISLREFFDYNYSNEWKNFFRAHVPFVEYHNDKENDAYDETMRKVFGMIYQLGDEEAKSHIKSMGILDETHDQSF; from the coding sequence ATGAAGAAAACGTATTATATAAAGGTTAGTACTGGCGAAATTACACAAAGTGCAACTGATTCGGCTTGGGACTTTAAAATAGAGGCAACAGACGAGGAGATTATTTCATTGCGGGAGTTCTTTGATTACAATTATTCAAATGAATGGAAAAACTTCTTCAGAGCTCATGTTCCTTTCGTAGAATATCATAATGATAAAGAAAATGATGCTTATGATGAGACAATGAGAAAAGTATTTGGAATGATTTATCAGCTAGGAGATGAAGAAGCAAAGAGCCATATTAAAAGCATGGGGATTTTAGATGAAACTCACGATCAAAGCTTTTAA
- a CDS encoding DUF6154 family protein, translating into MKIVDELYELYRHKLTGDEEDIDMLTFAFLEEMSREDLLNIIQELNNQELYDLMGLYLIESLKGKFASEDYRPQRNPNIQHRNIH; encoded by the coding sequence ATGAAAATCGTGGATGAACTGTATGAGCTTTATCGGCATAAGCTTACTGGAGATGAAGAAGATATTGATATGCTGACCTTTGCTTTTCTGGAGGAAATGAGCCGGGAAGATTTATTGAATATTATCCAAGAATTAAATAATCAGGAGCTATATGATTTGATGGGACTTTATTTAATTGAAAGCTTGAAAGGAAAATTTGCAAGTGAAGACTACAGACCACAGCGCAACCCAAATATTCAACATCGCAACATACACTGA
- the ytzI gene encoding YtzI protein: MITVLAISVIIVAIVIVLAVVTTSKAYMFKHTVDSIDSIPTNDDQKELENKSDKEIS, encoded by the coding sequence ATGATTACTGTTTTAGCCATTTCGGTGATTATTGTTGCCATTGTTATTGTTTTGGCAGTTGTCACAACTTCTAAAGCTTATATGTTTAAGCATACTGTTGATTCTATAGATTCCATTCCCACTAACGATGACCAAAAGGAATTGGAAAATAAGTCAGATAAAGAAATTTCCTAG
- a CDS encoding S-ribosylhomocysteine lyase, which produces MPSVESFELDHNAVKAPFVRHCGVHKVGSDGVVNKYDIRFCQPNKQAMKPEAIHTLEHLLAFNIRKHSEKYDHFDIIDISPMGCQTGYYLVVSGEPTIEEIIDLLEDTMKDAVEITEIPAANEKQCGQAKLHDLEGAKRLMRFWLQQSKEDLKQVFA; this is translated from the coding sequence ATGCCTTCAGTAGAGAGCTTTGAATTGGATCATAATGCTGTAAAAGCACCATTTGTTAGACACTGTGGAGTCCATAAGGTCGGTTCAGATGGTGTAGTAAATAAATATGATATCCGATTTTGCCAGCCAAATAAACAGGCGATGAAGCCAGAGGCTATCCATACTTTGGAACATCTTCTTGCGTTTAATATTCGCAAGCATTCAGAGAAATATGATCACTTTGATATTATTGACATTTCCCCTATGGGCTGCCAGACGGGGTATTATTTAGTTGTAAGCGGAGAGCCGACCATTGAGGAAATTATTGACTTGCTTGAAGATACGATGAAGGATGCGGTAGAGATTACTGAAATTCCTGCAGCCAATGAGAAGCAATGCGGCCAAGCAAAGCTGCATGATTTAGAAGGAGCTAAGCGATTAATGCGTTTTTGGCTACAACAATCAAAGGAAGACTTGAAACAGGTTTTTGCATAA